A stretch of DNA from Streptomyces venezuelae:
TACCCGGCCGTGCCGACCCGTCTCGACGCGGCCGACGACGCGTTCCTGTTCCGCCAGGGACCGGCCCGCGGACTGGGCTCCGTACGCTTCCACGACTGGCGCCCCGCCTTCGATGCGTACGCCGCCCTGCCGAACGTCGCGCGCTTCCGCGAACAGGCCGACGCCCTCTGCGAGTTCGTCCGCACCGCCGCCCCCGGTGAGGAGCAGAGCCGCGACCTCGACCTGCTCCTGGCAGTGGGCCAGCTGTTCGCCCTGGTCGTCCACGGCCAGCTGATCCTGGAGCAGGCTGGGCTGACCGGCCTGGACGAGGACGTGCTCGACGAGCTGTTCTCGGTCCTGGTCCGCGACTTCTCCGCGCATGCCGTCGAGCTGTACGGCAAGGACTCCGCCACCGCCGAGCAGCAGGACTGGGCGCTCGGCGCGGTCCGCCGCCCGGTGGTCGACGCCGACCGTGCGGCCCGTGTCTGGGCGCGGGTGGAGGCGCTGGCGGGCGCGTACGAGATGGCCCCGTAGCCGTAGCCGTAGCAGCCTCCGGGCCGGGTCCGCCGCGGCGGACCCGGCCCGGTCAGGCGTGGCCGGTCAGGCGGCCGGTCAGATGTCGAACCGGTCGAGGTCCATGACCTTGGCCCAGGCCGCGACGAAGTCGGTCACGAACTTCTCCTTCGCGTCGTCGCTCGCGTAGACCTCCGCCAGGGCCCGCAGCTCGGAGTTCGAGCCGAAGACCAGGTCGGCACGGGTGCCGGTCCACTTGACCGCGCCGGTGACATCGTCGCGGCCCTCGAAGGTGGTCTGGTCCTCGGAGACCGGGGTCCAGGTCGTGCCCAGGTCGAGCAGGTTGACGAAGAAGTCGTTCGTCAGCGCGCCGGGGGTGTCGGTGAGGACGCCCAGCTTCGAGTCCTGGTAGTTCGCACCCAGCACGCGCAGGCCGCCGACGAGGACGGTCAGCTCCGGGGCGGACAGGGACAGCAGGTTCGCCTTGTCGACCAGCAGGAACTCGGCCGGCAGGCGGTTGCCCTTGCCGAGGTAGTTGCGGAAGCCGTCGGCGACCGGCTCCAGCGCCGCGAAGGACTCGACGTCGGTCTGGTCCTGCGAGGCGTCCACGCGGCCCGGGGTGAAGGGCACCTCGACCTCGTGGCCCGCGTTCCTGGCGGCCTGCTCCACGGCGGCGGCACCGGCCAGCACGATCAGGTCGGCCAGGGAGACCTGCCCGCCACCGGACCGGCCGGCGTTGAAGGACTCCCGGACGCCCTCCAGGGTGCGCAGCACCGTGGCGAGCTGGTCGGGCTCGTTGACCTCCCAGCCGGCCTGCGGCTGGAGGCGGATCCGGGCGCCGTTGGCGCCGCCGCGCTTGTCGCTGGAGCGGAACGAGGAGGCCGCGGCCCAGGCCACGGAGACCAGCTGGGACACCGACAGGTCCGTGCCGAGGATCTGCTCCTTGAGGGCGGCGACGTCCGCGGCGCCGATCGGCTCGCCGGTACGGGCCGGCAGCGGGTCCTGCCACAGCAGGGTCTCGGTCGGGACCTCGGCGCCGAGGTAGCGGACCACCGGGCCCATGTCGCGGTGGGTCAGCTTGAACCAGGCGCGGGCGAAGGCGTCCGCGAACTGGTCCGGGTTCTCCAGGAAGCGGCGCGAGATCTGCTCGTAGGCCGGGTCGAAGCGGAGCGACAGGTCCGTGGTGAGCATGGTCGGGAGGTGCTTCTTCGACGGGTCGTACGCGTCGGGGATGACGGCCTCGGCGTCCTTGGCCACCCACTGGTGGGCGCCGGCCGGGCTGCTGGTCAGCTCGTACTCGTACCCGAAGAGGTTCTCGAAGAAGTTGTTGCTCCACCGGGTCGGCGTCGCGGTCCAGGTGACCTCGAGACCGCTGGTGATGGTGTCGGCACCCTTGCCGGAGCCGTGGCTGCTGGTCCAGCCGAAGCCCTGCGCCTCCAGCGGGGAGGCCTCGGGGTCGGCGCCCACGCTGTCCGCCGGGCCCGCGCCGTGGGTCTTGCCGAAGGTGTGGCCGCCCGCGATCAGGGCGACCGTCTCCTCGTCGTTCATCGCCATCCGGCGGAACGTTTCCCTGATGTCGCGCGCGGCGGCGACCGGGTCCGGGTTGCCGTTGGGGCCCTCCGGGTTGACGTAGATCAGGCCCATCTGCACCGCGCCGAGGGGGTTCTCCAGCTCCCGGTCACCGGTGTAGCGCTCGTCGCCGAGCCAGGTGGTCTCGGGACCCCAGTACACGTCCTCGTCGGGCTCCCAGACGTCCGCGCGACCGCCGCCGAAACCGAAGGTCTCGAAGCCCATCGACTCCAGGGCGACATTGCCCGCGAGGATCATGAGGTCGGCCCACGAGAGGTTCCGGCCGTACTTCTTCTTGACCGGCCACAGCAGACGGCGGGCCTTGTCGAGGTTGGCGTTGTCCGGCCAGCTGTTGAGCGGGGCGAAGCGCTGCTGGCCGGCCCCGGCGCCGCCGCGGCCGTCGCTGATCCGGTAGGTGCCGGCGCTGTGCCAGGCCATGCGGATCATAAACGGGCCGTAGTGGCCGAAGTCGGCGGGCCACCAGTCCTGAGAGGTCGTCAGTACCTCGGCTATGTCCTGTTTGACCGTCGGCAGGTCGAGGGTGCCGAAGGCCGCCGCATAGTCGAATTCCGCGCCGAGGGGGTTGGCCACGGCCGGATTCTTGGCGAGGATCTTCAGGTTGAGCCGCTCCGGCCACCACTGGCGGTTTCCGCCGCCCTGCGTCGGGTGCGCCGCGCGCGCGTGCGGGACCGGGCAACCGCCCCCGCCCTCCGCCTTCGCGTCGGCGACGATTGCTTCATGGTTCTCAGACATGGGAATCCTTCCGGACCGGGCGGTGCCGTACTGGGGTGTTCCTGTGACTTGGATCTCAACCAAGGCGATCCTACGATGGACGGAATCCAAGTCAAGACGAATGCCAATTCCGTATCCCCTCGGCCTGAATGGGTGAACCGATATGAGCGATCTGCTGGCGCGATTGCGAGGACGTGGCTGGCGGATGACCTCCCAGCGGCGGGTCGTCGCGGAGGTCCTCGACGGCGACCATGTCCACCTCACGGCTGACGAGGTGCACGCCCGCGCGGTCCGGCGGCTGCCCGAGATCTCCCGGGCGACCGTCTACAACGCCCTCGGCGAGCTGGTCGCCCTCGGCGAGGTCGCCGAGGTCTCCACCGACGGCCGCGCCAAGCGCTACGACCCCAATGGGCACCACCCGCACCAGCACCTGGTCTGCACCGGCTGCGGCCTGATCCGTGACGTCCACCCGACCGGCGACCCGCTGGCCGCCCTCCCGGCGGGGGAGCGGTTCGGGTTCACGGTGTCCGGGGCCGAGGTCACCTACCGTGGCCTGTGCCCGGACTGCGCCTGAAAAACTTCCGGCGGTTCCGGCCGGCGATGTCGAGAACCCGCGGCCGGCTCCGTCCCCGCAGTGAACGCGACCGGAAAGGGTCGCACCCAGCACCGAGGAGCACCACCATGGCCAAGTACCTGCTGCTCAAGCACTACCGCGGCGCCCCGGCGGCGGTCAACGACGTGCCCATGGACCAGTGGAGGCCGGAGGAGATCTCGGCCCACGTCCAGTACATGCGCGACTTCGCGGACCGGCTGGAGAAGACCGGCGAGTTCGTCGACGGTCAGGCGCTCGCACCCGAGGGTGCGTGGGTCCGGTACGACGGTGAGGGGCGCCCGCCGGTCACCGACGGCCCGTTCGCCGAGACCAAGGACCTCATCGCCGGCTGGATGGTGATCGACGTCGACACCTACGAGCGCGCCGTCGAACTCGCCGGGGAGCTGTCGGCCGCCCCCGGGGCGGGCGGCAAGCCGATCCACGAGTGGCTGGAGCTGCGCCCGTTCCTGTCCGCGCCGCCCACCGTCACCGAGTGACCTCACCGATGCACCAGGCACCGGACGGGCCACTGGACGGGGCACTGGACGAAGCGTTGCTCCGGAGCCTCACGCCGGGCGTGCTCGGCATCCTCGTCCGCCGCGGAGCCGACTTCGCGGCGGCCGAGGACGCCGTACAGGAGGCGCTGGTGGAGGCGGTCCGGGTCTGGCCGGCCGACCCGCCGCGGGACCCGAAGGGCTGGCTGGTCACCGCGGCCTGGCGGAAGTTCCTCGACGCGACCCGGGCGGACACCGCCCGGCTGCGCCGCGAGGACCGGGTCCACGAGGAGCCGCCGCCCGGGCCCGCCCCCTCCGTGGACGACACGCTCCGGCTGTACTTCCTGTGCGCCCACCCGTCCCTGACCCCGTCGTCGGCGGTCGCGCTCACCCTGCGCGCCGTCGGCGGCCTGACCACCCGCCAGATCGCCCGGGCGTACCTGGTGCCGGAGGCGACCATGGCGCAGCGGATCAGCCGCGCCAAGCGCACCGTCTCCGGTGTGCGGTTCGACCGGCCCGGCGATGTCGCCACCGTGCTGCGCGTCCTCTACCTGGTCTTCAACGAGGGCTACTCCGGCGACATCGACCTCGCCGCCGAGGCCATCCGGCTCACCCGGCAGCTCGCGGCTGTGATCGACCACCCCGAAGTGGCGGGCCTGCTCGCCCTCATGCTGCTCCACCACGCCCGGCGCGCCGCCCGGACCGCGCCCGACGGCAGCCTGGTGCCGCTGGCCGAGCAGGACCGCGGCCGGTGGGACACCGGGGCGATCGCCGAGGGCGTCGGGATCCTGCAGGCGGCCCTGGCCCGCGACCGGCTCGGCGAGTTCCAGGCCCAGGCCGCCATCGCGGCCCTCCACGCCGACGCCCGTACCGCCGCGGAGACCGACTGGGTACAGATTGCCGAGTGGTACGACGAGCTCGTGCGGCTGACCGACAGCCCGGTCGTCCGGCTCAACCGCGCGGTGGCCGTCGGCGAGGCCGACGGACCGCGGGCCGGGCTGGCGGCGCTCGCGGGCCTGGACGCCACCCTGCCCCGCCACACGGCGGTGGCGGCCTACCTCCACGAGCGCGACGGCGATCTGGCGACGGCGGCCCGGCTGTACGCCGAGGCCGCCCACCAGGCGTCCAACCTCGCCGAGCGGGACCACCTGACGCGCCAGGCCGCCCGGCTCAATGCGCGCCGGAGCCGCTGACGCGTTTCGGGCGGCGGGCGGCGGGCAGCCGCCATGGAGGGGGCGAGCCCTGAGGTGGTGACGATGAACAGGTCGGAGGAACGCGAGGGAGCCGCGCGGAACATGCGCGACAAGGCTCAGGAACTGGAACAGGAGGCGGTACACACCACGGACCCGGCCGAACACGACCGGCTGATGAACAAGGCACGGCGGATCCGGGAGAAGAGCGAGCGGGTGAACGGACCGGGCGCGGGGACCATGGACCCGATGTGAGCACCGATTCCATGTGAGCGATGCCCTTCAGGGGGCAGCCAGGTCACCCGGGCCACCCACGTCACCCACGTCACTCCACGAAGCCGCTGCACTCCGTGCGCTCGTTCCCCTGCGAGACGGTGTACTTGGCGTTCTCCACGTTCAGCATCACGAACCCGCCGTCGTCGCCCATCCGGAACTGCCCGCCGGCCGCGGTCGGTGAGGACAGGAACGCCGAGACGCCCGGCTGGAACCCGCCGCCCGAAAGGTGCACCTTCCCGTTCTCGAGGACACCCGAGATGGAGCAGGTGGCCAGCGGGGCCGCCACGGCGGAGCCCGCCAGGGCGACCGGGGCGAGGGCCAGCACGCCCGCCGCCAGGGGGGTGAACAGGGTGAGGCGTGTACGTCGGTTCATCGTTCCTCCTCCCACAGGGGAGATCACCGTCCCCTTCATGGTCTCCCGCCCCGCCGGGGGTGTCGAACGCGAACCGGCCGTTTCCCCGGCCGTTTCCCCGCCACGCGCAAGGGTTCAACGAGAAAATTCTTGATGGCGTACTAAGCTGGCGGGTTGTTCGACGCTGGACGAGACGCGAGGGCCCATGTCAGTGACACCTGAGCGCGGTGAACCCGCTCTGCTCGACGACGAGGACCCATACCTGCATGAGGTGCCCGAGCCGGAGGCAGAGCCCGAGCCGGGCAAGTCCGCCCGGTTCACCGCCAGGCCCGCCGCCCCGGCCCGCACCCTCCTCGACGTCTTCGAGGCCTCCGTACGGGCCCACCCCGACGAGCTCGCCCTGGACGACGGCACCACCCGGCTGACCTACCGGGCACTGGCCACCGAGGTCGAGCGCCGCCGGCGGGCACTGGCCGCCGCCGGTGTGGGCCTCGGCGACCGGGTCGGCGTCCGGGTGCCGTCCGGGACCAACGAGCTGTACGCGGCCATCCTCGCCGTGCTCGCCGCGGGGGCGGCCTATGTGCCGGTCGATGCCGAGGACCCGGACGAGCGGGCCGAACTGGTCTTCGGCGAGGCCGGGGTGCGCGCGGTGCTGGGCGCCGGACAGCGCATCGACACCGCCGGACCCGCACGGGCCGCCGCCCCCGCCGCGCGGCCCGGCCCGGAGCACGACGCGTGGATCATCTTCACCTCCGGCTCCACCGGCAAGCCCAAGGGCGTCGCCGTCAGCCACCGCAGCGCCGCCGCCTTCGTGGACGCCGAGGCCGCACTGTTCCTCACCGAGGAGCCCATCGGACCCGGCGACCGGGTCATGGCCGGCCTGTCCGTCGCCTTCGACGCCTCCTGCGAGGAGATGTGGCTGGCCTGGCGCTATGGCGCCTGCCTGGTGCCCGTACCCCGCTCCCAGGTGCGCAGCGGAGCCGACCTCGGCCCCTGGCTGGTGGAGCAGGAGATCACCGTGGTCTCCACGGTGCCGACCCTGGCCGCCCTCTGGGAGCCCGAGACCCTCAACGAGGTCCGGCTGCTGATCTTCGGAGGCGAGGCCTGCCCGCCCGAGCTCACCCAGCGCCTGGTCACCGAAGGCCGCGAGGTCTGGAACACCTACGGCCCCACCGAGGCCACCGTGGTCGCCTGCGCCGCGCTCCTGAGCGGAGCGGAGCCGATCAGGATCGGCCTGCCGCTGAACGGCTGGGAACTGGCCGTGGTCGACGAGTCCGGCGAACCGGTGCCGATGGGCGGCAGCGGCCAGCTGGTGATCGGCGGCGTCGGCCTGGCCCGCTACCTCGACCCCGAGAAGGACGCCGAGAAGTACGCCCCCCTGGAATCCCTGGGCTGGCAGCGCGCCTACCGCAGCGGCGACCTGGTCCGCGCCGAGCCGGAGGGGCTGGTCTTCCTCGGCCGCGCCGACGAGCAGATCAAGCTCGGCGGTCGCCGGATCGAGCTGGGCGAGGTGGACGCCGCGCTCCAGGCCCTGCCCTGCGTGGCCGGCGCAGCCGCCGCCGTACGCACCGCCCGCAGCGGCAACCAGCTGCTGGTGGGCTACCTGGTCACCCAGGAGGGCTGGGACCGCGCGGCGGCCGTGGAGCGGCTGCGCGCCGAACTGCCCGCCGCCCTGGTCCCGCTGCTCGCACCGGTCGCGGAACTGCCGACCCGCACCTCCGGCAAGGTGGACCGGGACGCGCTGCCCTGGCCGCTGCCCGGCCTGGAGACCACCGGCCCGGCCGAGCAGCTGTACGGCACCGAGGCCTGGCTGGCCGAGCAGTGGAGCGAGACCCTCGGCGTGGCCGTCACCGGCGCGACCGACGACTTCTTCGCCATCGGCGGCAACAGCCTCGCCGCGGCCCGGCTCACCACCCGGCTGCGCACCCGCTACCCCAGTGCCGCCGTCCTCGACATCTACCAGCAGCCCACCCTGCGCAAGCTCGCCCGGCGGCTGGAGAAGTCCGTCCAGGACGACGGAGCGGCCCGCACCGTCACCCCGGTACCGCTGCGGACCAAGGCGCTCCAGTGCCTCCTGCTGCTCCCGCTGTTCACCCTGGTCGGCCTGCGCTGGACGGTGGCCCTGCTGGCCCTGGGCAACGTACTGCACCTCTTCGGGCCCTACCCGTGGGCGCCGGCCGCCTCCTGGTGGGCGGTAGCCGCCGGCGCGGTACTGCTCTACAGCCCGCCGGGCCGGCTGGCGATCGCGGCCGGCGGCACCCGCCTGCTCCTGCGCGGGGTGACCGCAGGACGCCACCCGCGCGGCGGAAGCGTGCACCTGAGGCTCTGGACGGCCGAACGGCTGGCCGAATACGCCGGCGCGACCTCGCTCACCGGTTCCTGGCTGGAACGCTACGCCCGCGCCCTCGGCGCCAAGGTCGGCCCCGAGGTGGACCTGCACTCGCTGCCCCCGGTCACCGGCATGCTCAAACTCGGCCGCGGCTGCGCCGTGGAGTCCGAGGTGGACCTCAGCGGGCACTGGCTGGACGGAGACCGGCTGGTCATCGGCCCGGTCAAGGTCGGTGCGGGCGCGGTGGTCGGCACCCGCAGCATCCTCTTCCCCGGTGCCCGGGTCGGCAAGCGGGCCGAGGTGGCCCCCGGCTCCGCCGTCACCGGCCAGATCCCGACCGGCCAGCGCTGGGCCGGAGCCCCCGCCGGAAAACTCGGCAAGGCCAAGCACAACTGGCCCAGGGAGCGCCCGCCGCGCGGGCTCCACTGGCGGGCCGTGTACGGGGCCACCGGCTTCTGCCTGACCGCCCTGCCGCTCCTCGCCGCCCTGCCCGCCCTGCTGGTGGCGAGCCGGTTCGTCCCCGCCGGCGCCGGGCTCGCCGAGGCCCTGCACGGGGCGCTGCTCGCCGTGGTGCCCGCGGCGCTCGCCTTCGGTTTCGCGTACGCACTGCTGCTGCTGGCCGCCGTACGGCTGCTCAGCCTCGGCCTGCGGACCGGGAGCCATCCCACCCACAGCAGGGTCGGCTGGCAGGCCTGGGCCGTCACCCAGCTGATGGACCTGTCCCGGGAGACCCTGTTCCCGCTGTACGCCGGGCTGATCACCCCGGTGTGGCTGCGGCTGCTCGGTATGAAGATCGGCCGGGGCGCGGAGGTCTCCACCGTCCTCGCGCTGCCCAGCCTCACCACCGTCGGCGAGGGCGCCTTCCTCGCCGACGACACCCTGACCGCCCCCTATGAACTGGGCGGCGGCTGGATGCGGATCGGACCCTCCGAGATCGGCCGCCGGGCCTTCCTCGGCAACTCCGGCATGACCGCCCCCGGCCGCAGCGTCCCGGACGACGGGCTGGTCGGCGTGCTGTCCGCCACCCCCAAGAAGGCCAAGAAGGGCAGCTCCTACCTGGGCCTGCCGCCGGTCCGGCTGCCCCGGTCCACCGCCGACTCCGACCACAGCCGCACCTACGAGCCGCCCGCGCACCTGCTGTGGGCGCGCGGCCTGGTGGAGCTGTGCCGGCTCCTGCCCGTGTTCTGCTCGGCCGCGCTGGCCGTACTGACCGGGGCGGCGCTCTGCGCGCTGAGCACCACGGCCACCGCCGGGATCTGGGTCGCGGCACTGCTGTCCGGGGCGGTCCTGCTCGCCGCCGGCGTGCTGGCCTGCCTGGTCTCGGTGGCCGCGAAATGGCTGCTGGTGGGCCGGCACCGGGCCGGGGAGCACCCACTGTGGAGCGGGTTCGTCTGGCGCAACGAGCTGGCCGACACCTTTGTCGAGGTACTGGCCGTGCCGTGGCTGATCGGCTCGGTGCCCGGAACGCCCGTGCTGTCCCTGTGGCTGCGCGGGCTGGGCGCCCGGATCGGCCGCGGCGTGTGGTGCGAGAGCTACTGGCTGCCCGAGACGGACCTGGTGGAGCTGGGTGACG
This window harbors:
- a CDS encoding Fur family transcriptional regulator, translating into MSDLLARLRGRGWRMTSQRRVVAEVLDGDHVHLTADEVHARAVRRLPEISRATVYNALGELVALGEVAEVSTDGRAKRYDPNGHHPHQHLVCTGCGLIRDVHPTGDPLAALPAGERFGFTVSGAEVTYRGLCPDCA
- a CDS encoding Pls/PosA family non-ribosomal peptide synthetase, which gives rise to MSVTPERGEPALLDDEDPYLHEVPEPEAEPEPGKSARFTARPAAPARTLLDVFEASVRAHPDELALDDGTTRLTYRALATEVERRRRALAAAGVGLGDRVGVRVPSGTNELYAAILAVLAAGAAYVPVDAEDPDERAELVFGEAGVRAVLGAGQRIDTAGPARAAAPAARPGPEHDAWIIFTSGSTGKPKGVAVSHRSAAAFVDAEAALFLTEEPIGPGDRVMAGLSVAFDASCEEMWLAWRYGACLVPVPRSQVRSGADLGPWLVEQEITVVSTVPTLAALWEPETLNEVRLLIFGGEACPPELTQRLVTEGREVWNTYGPTEATVVACAALLSGAEPIRIGLPLNGWELAVVDESGEPVPMGGSGQLVIGGVGLARYLDPEKDAEKYAPLESLGWQRAYRSGDLVRAEPEGLVFLGRADEQIKLGGRRIELGEVDAALQALPCVAGAAAAVRTARSGNQLLVGYLVTQEGWDRAAAVERLRAELPAALVPLLAPVAELPTRTSGKVDRDALPWPLPGLETTGPAEQLYGTEAWLAEQWSETLGVAVTGATDDFFAIGGNSLAAARLTTRLRTRYPSAAVLDIYQQPTLRKLARRLEKSVQDDGAARTVTPVPLRTKALQCLLLLPLFTLVGLRWTVALLALGNVLHLFGPYPWAPAASWWAVAAGAVLLYSPPGRLAIAAGGTRLLLRGVTAGRHPRGGSVHLRLWTAERLAEYAGATSLTGSWLERYARALGAKVGPEVDLHSLPPVTGMLKLGRGCAVESEVDLSGHWLDGDRLVIGPVKVGAGAVVGTRSILFPGARVGKRAEVAPGSAVTGQIPTGQRWAGAPAGKLGKAKHNWPRERPPRGLHWRAVYGATGFCLTALPLLAALPALLVASRFVPAGAGLAEALHGALLAVVPAALAFGFAYALLLLAAVRLLSLGLRTGSHPTHSRVGWQAWAVTQLMDLSRETLFPLYAGLITPVWLRLLGMKIGRGAEVSTVLALPSLTTVGEGAFLADDTLTAPYELGGGWMRIGPSEIGRRAFLGNSGMTAPGRSVPDDGLVGVLSATPKKAKKGSSYLGLPPVRLPRSTADSDHSRTYEPPAHLLWARGLVELCRLLPVFCSAALAVLTGAALCALSTTATAGIWVAALLSGAVLLAAGVLACLVSVAAKWLLVGRHRAGEHPLWSGFVWRNELADTFVEVLAVPWLIGSVPGTPVLSLWLRGLGARIGRGVWCESYWLPETDLVELGDAVSVNRGCVVQTHLFHDRILRTDTVVLREGATLGPGGIVLPGSTVGARSTLGPASLVMAGESVPADTRWLGNPIEAWRS
- a CDS encoding YciI family protein, which codes for MAKYLLLKHYRGAPAAVNDVPMDQWRPEEISAHVQYMRDFADRLEKTGEFVDGQALAPEGAWVRYDGEGRPPVTDGPFAETKDLIAGWMVIDVDTYERAVELAGELSAAPGAGGKPIHEWLELRPFLSAPPTVTE
- the katG gene encoding catalase/peroxidase HPI — protein: MSENHEAIVADAKAEGGGGCPVPHARAAHPTQGGGNRQWWPERLNLKILAKNPAVANPLGAEFDYAAAFGTLDLPTVKQDIAEVLTTSQDWWPADFGHYGPFMIRMAWHSAGTYRISDGRGGAGAGQQRFAPLNSWPDNANLDKARRLLWPVKKKYGRNLSWADLMILAGNVALESMGFETFGFGGGRADVWEPDEDVYWGPETTWLGDERYTGDRELENPLGAVQMGLIYVNPEGPNGNPDPVAAARDIRETFRRMAMNDEETVALIAGGHTFGKTHGAGPADSVGADPEASPLEAQGFGWTSSHGSGKGADTITSGLEVTWTATPTRWSNNFFENLFGYEYELTSSPAGAHQWVAKDAEAVIPDAYDPSKKHLPTMLTTDLSLRFDPAYEQISRRFLENPDQFADAFARAWFKLTHRDMGPVVRYLGAEVPTETLLWQDPLPARTGEPIGAADVAALKEQILGTDLSVSQLVSVAWAAASSFRSSDKRGGANGARIRLQPQAGWEVNEPDQLATVLRTLEGVRESFNAGRSGGGQVSLADLIVLAGAAAVEQAARNAGHEVEVPFTPGRVDASQDQTDVESFAALEPVADGFRNYLGKGNRLPAEFLLVDKANLLSLSAPELTVLVGGLRVLGANYQDSKLGVLTDTPGALTNDFFVNLLDLGTTWTPVSEDQTTFEGRDDVTGAVKWTGTRADLVFGSNSELRALAEVYASDDAKEKFVTDFVAAWAKVMDLDRFDI
- a CDS encoding RNA polymerase sigma factor translates to MDEALLRSLTPGVLGILVRRGADFAAAEDAVQEALVEAVRVWPADPPRDPKGWLVTAAWRKFLDATRADTARLRREDRVHEEPPPGPAPSVDDTLRLYFLCAHPSLTPSSAVALTLRAVGGLTTRQIARAYLVPEATMAQRISRAKRTVSGVRFDRPGDVATVLRVLYLVFNEGYSGDIDLAAEAIRLTRQLAAVIDHPEVAGLLALMLLHHARRAARTAPDGSLVPLAEQDRGRWDTGAIAEGVGILQAALARDRLGEFQAQAAIAALHADARTAAETDWVQIAEWYDELVRLTDSPVVRLNRAVAVGEADGPRAGLAALAGLDATLPRHTAVAAYLHERDGDLATAARLYAEAAHQASNLAERDHLTRQAARLNARRSR
- a CDS encoding DUF6381 family protein translates to MNRSEEREGAARNMRDKAQELEQEAVHTTDPAEHDRLMNKARRIREKSERVNGPGAGTMDPM